In Macadamia integrifolia cultivar HAES 741 chromosome 13, SCU_Mint_v3, whole genome shotgun sequence, one DNA window encodes the following:
- the LOC122059742 gene encoding probable voltage-gated potassium channel subunit beta, translated as MQYNNLGRSGLRVSQLSYGTWVSFGNQLDVKEAKSLLQCSRDHGVNFFDNAEVYANGRAEEIMGQAIRELGWKRSDIVVSTKIFWGGPGPNDKGLSRKHIIEGTKASLKRLDMEYVDLIYCHRPDTTTPIEETVRAMNYVIDHGWAFYWGTSEWSAQQITEAWSVAERLDLIGPIVEQPEYNLLSRHKVESEYLPLYTNYGLGLTTWSPLSSGVLTGKYNKGVIPPDSRFALDNYKNLASRSLVDDVLRKVNGLKPIADELGAPLAQLAIAWCAANPHVSSVITGATKEYQIQENMKAIDVIPKLTPEVMEKIEAVVHSKPKRQESYR; from the exons ATGCAGTACAATAACCTAGGACGTTCTGGCTTGAGAGTGAGTCAGCTCTCTTACGGAACCTGGGTGAGTTTCGGGAACCAACTCGATGTGAAGGAAGCCAAATCGCTCCTCCAGTGTAGCCGTGATCATGGCGTCAATTTCTTCGATAACGCCGAAGTCTACGCCAATGGTCGTGCTGAGGAGATCATGGGTCAGGCCATTCGAGAGCTTGGATGGAAGCGATCCGATATCGTTGTGTCTACCAAGATCTTCTGGGGCGGTCCTGGCCCTAACGACAAGGGTTTGTCTCGAAAGCACATCATTGAGGGTACCAAGGCTTCTTTGAAGCGGCTTGACATGGAGTATGTGGATCTCATTTACTGCCACCGGCCTGATACTACGACGCCCATCGAAGAGACTGTGAGGGCCATGAATTATGTGATTGATCATGGGTGGGCTTTCTATTGGGGGACTAGTGAGTGGTCGGCGCAGCAGATCACTGAGGCCTGGTCGGTTGCTGAAAGGTTGGATCTTATCGGCCCTATTGTCGAGCAGCCGGAGTATAATCTCCTGTCTCGTCACAAG GTTGAATCTGAGTACCTACCTCTTTACACCAACTATGGTCTAGGTCTCACCACATGGAGTCCCCTATCATCAGGAGTGCTCACTGGAAAATATAACAAAGGAGTAATACCACCAGACAGTCGGTTTGCCTTGGATAATTACAAG AATCTTGCCAGTAGGTCACTGGTTGACGATGTGCTGAGAAAGGTTAATGGATTGAAACCCATTGCGGATGAGCTGGGTGCGCCTTTAGCGCAACTTGCAATTGCTTGGTGTGCAGCAAATCCTCATGTCTCCTCTGTTATTACTGGTGCTACAAAGGAGTATCAA ATTCAAGAGAACATGAAAGCCATTGATGTCATTCCAAAGCTTACTCCAGAAGTGATGGAAAAGATTGAGGCGGTTGTCCATAGCAAGCCAAAGCGTCAGGAGTCATACAGGTAA